From the genome of Lasioglossum baleicum chromosome 13, iyLasBale1, whole genome shotgun sequence, one region includes:
- the LOC143214986 gene encoding zinc finger CCHC domain-containing protein 24: MIARETKGMAACHPRPAVQQLRLQEPAQISLGPINGINGIGSQGQKQLQQPHYSPHLLNWVYLAIADQNRAQPSDQGKLMPTIWSGFPTTASQPYLHRPRTGAGAGAAVGLNPSGALGGNLTDSIGDLADHFTELGLLDRKPNKRPPPSYLCHLCFKKGHYIKDCPQARPKGEGLTPYQGSKRCFGEYKCPKCKRKWMSGNSWANMGQECIKCHINVFPHKQRPLEQPDGLDVSDQSKVHPQHLCQKCKTLGYYCRRR; encoded by the exons ATGATAGCCCGCGAGACTAAAGGTATGGCAGCCTGTCATCCGAGACCCGCGGTTCAGCAGCTGCGGCTGCAAGAGCCAGCTCAGATCAGCCTCGGACCGATCAACGGCATCAACGGCATCGGTAGCCAAGGACAGAAGCAGCTTCAACAGCCGCACTACTCGCCTCATCTGCTCAACTGGGTGTACCTAGCGATCGCTGATCAGAATCGCGCTCAGCCGTCGGATCAG GGCAAGCTCATGCCGACGATCTGGAGCGGATTCCCGACGACAGCGTCGCAGCCATATTTGCATCGACCCCGGACAGGAGCTGGCGCGGGAGCAGCGGTCGGATTGAACCCTTCCGGCGCCCTAGGAGGCAACCTGACGGACAGCATCGGCGATCTCGCGGATCACTTCACGGAGCTCGGACTGCTCGATCGTAAACCGAACAAACGACCGCCGCCGAGCTACCTCTGCCACTTGTGCTTCAAGAAGGGCCACTACATCAAAGACTGTCCTCAG GCGCGGCCGAAGGGCGAGGGTCTGACGCCGTACCAAGGCAGCAAGAGATGTTTCGGCGAGTACAAGTGTCCCAAGTGCAAGCGCAAATGGATGTCGGGCAACAGCTGGGCGAATATGGGCCAAGAATGCATCAAATGCCACATAAACGTCTTCCCGCACAAGCAG AGGCCCCTGGAGCAACCGGACGGTCTGGACGTGTCGGACCAGAGTAAGGTTCACCCGCAACACCTCTGCCAGAAGTGCAAGACCCTGGGCTACTATTGCCGAAGACGCTAA
- the Garz gene encoding sec7 domain-containing protein garz has protein sequence MSRIAKMACPGGGLYVVESEVCLLVTSMRRVTRWSSHSHQDEDQDNLVKGLSNLKEALNEAKDLSQLEPGVFLAPFLEIIRSEETTGPVTSLALSAVNKIISYGLIDPEHLAVAQCVEAVADAVTHARFVGTDATGDGVVLMRILQVLKALMLSPAGDYLSNESICEIMLSCFRICFGTHLSELLRKTAEHCLRDMVQHLFTRLPQFADDTRALLNMKKMRTDGMENTRSKNRRNKNHYKQKPKPNPEETDDSEVQPLNSVDRVKPSHLATTPVAPGGNIVDMQGSMDQGTTENTEDENKENGGKDSNGKGDGPKQEDDSEAKGKEEDAEDATMCKDNSDGAVESTNNSVEKEQVQQEECKNEEKNEKEKQNRTEKSSVVKQESQENQSISDEKSPELIQSPTGSVEDLSIDESTNSGYKASKMKEIEQVEEYINAQGVRFTPLQQLVPYGALCVRELFRFLVSLCNPFDKQNTGEMTHLGLSLLQVALEIAADVLTNFPSLLALVKDDLCRNLILLLGTDRLSILAADLQVSFLLFESQREHLKFQMEHYITKLMEIVCSDSNRIAYDQRELALEAIVRLWRIPGLPAELYLNYDCGLYSTNLYDELMKLLSKNASTFMGTMYSMQFISLDAIIMLVSGMEMRCSGYNELCKPSRHSASPKLPTREELHAIKANKSWLVMGTEKFNESPREGIAKLTEYGLLGGSPGNPDPEQVAKFLKENPSLAKKAIGEYISKKENKNVLNCFVHNFDLRNTRVDQALRLYLESFRLPGEAPLISLLLEKFAEHWHDSNGRPFASADAAFTLAYAVIMLNVDQHNYNVKRQNNPMTADAFKKNLKKVNGDADFDQDMLDEIYTSIKGEEIVMPAEQTGLVKENYLWKCLLRRGAGPESIYLKVGNAGKFVDKELAEQAWASIISALCRAYDKAPDKSLQRRVAETFLRCASISAHYGMSSDLDTLVVSLCKFTGLATGGEPEQVVSYLGRSGRCQLAAKTLFKITHMHGNAMRASWKNIVDCLQSLYKARLLPNSLTEGEDFIDPTGKISLLREPTTPKQPPPDQGIFSSLYSYIAQDSSRLSQPAGASTRKKAIEFVAGCYLKQIIEESKFLQIESLRSLVGALVFTNHQDEDESVFLLELLLEVTIQNRDRVMCIWPIVQAHMDSLLTTAARENHPYLLERVAVGMLRLAIRLLRGEECAWTVLPPLLPLTHLPSATTAPLARQIAYGLFELLKIGAANIHNTEDWKVVFSLLECSGAGALSPKQSNTVLDEATNSSRTSVLDPRPISPVPEWMLMSPTGTEAPLPIAADTIILDRDLQQHDPAALIKCCDSLTFLVRDVAHVTPFNFELCIRCVRTFAEAVLKCTGRRSRVHATITEEPADYQKCPIQLLDLMHTLHTRTAQVFRWWAEEGNAEQAVSLWPQAWRPLLQGIARLCCDARRPVRTAAITYLQSTLLAHDLAQLSAVEWSQCLEQVLFPLLTQLLEPIAADDPIGVEETRVRAAMLLSKVFLHHLTPLLTLPGFLPLWLTVLDLLRAYMHADNSELLFEAIPESLKNMLLVMSSTNVLASNSNLWAPTWRTIDMFLPNLKEELFPEPPPPPPASQASQNSQVISLVEQQQPSFPGSIAPQPDNAIGEPIQLMQQDTSVEVAPEPTNPTTTNNAVSVPMSVPLFDDREPQQVITLVNQQPPSVSSPVAVQPAAQQVFDVCQPLSMVCQTTIEDHRAMIASQEDLERVPKIENEQEHVVAAEYEEQRQSQQSSPRQHSVQHLLYKQEPQHVGTVNSTHRANSSETTAISSTVATIFNSAAYFSEDPAADRLFAVTNP, from the exons ATGAGCAGGATCGCGAAAATGGCCTGTCCAGGAGGTGGTCTGTACGTCGTCGAGAGCGAGGTCTGCCTCCTGGTGACGTCTATGAGACGGGTCACCCGATGGTCTTCGCATTCTCATCAG GATGAAGACCAGGACAATCTCGTGAAGGGCTTGTCTAATTTAAAGGAGGCTCTGAACGAAGCGAAAGATTTGTCTCAGTTGGAACCTGGAGTGTTTTTAGCGCCATTCTTGGAAATTATAAGATCAGAAGAAACAACGGGACCTGTTACCAGCCTCGCGTTGTCCGcagttaataaaataatttcctatGGCTTGATCG ATCCAGAACATCTGGCTGTAGCGCAATGCGTCGAGGCCGTTGCGGACGCCGTAACGCACGCGAGGTTCGTCGGAACCGATGCCACCGGGGATGGGGTTGTTTTGATGAGAATACTTCAGGTTCTAAAAGCCCTCATGTTGTCGCCGGCCGGAGATTATCTGTCGAACGAAAGCATTTGCGAAATCATGCTCAGTTGTTTCAGGATATGTTTCGGGACGCATCTGAGCGAATTGTTGAGGAAAACGGCCGAGCACTGTTTGAGGGACATGGTGCAACATTTGTTCACACGGTTGCctcagttcgcggacgacacgagGGCATTGTTGAACATGAAGAAAATGAGAACCGACGGCATGGAAAATACTCGTAGCAAAAATAGGAGAAACAAGAATCATTACAAACAGAAACCTAAACCAAATCCGGAGGAAACGGACGACAGCGAAGTTCAGCCCTTGAACTCCGTCGATAGGGTGAAGCCGAGTCATTTGGCGACGACGCCCGTTGCTCCCGGAGGAAATATTGTAGATATGCAGGGATCGATGGATCAAGGAACCACGGAGAACACGGAGGATGAAAACAAGGAGAACGGTGGAAAAGATTCGAACGGGAAAGGCGACGGTCCGAAACAGGAAGACGATTCGGAGGCGAAGGGAAAGGAAGAGGATGCGGAAGATGCAACGATGTGTAAAGATAACAGCGATGGAGCTGTAGAAAGTACAAATAATTCTGTAGAGAAGGAACAGGTCCAACAGGAGGAGTGTAAAAATGAGGAGAAGAACGAGAAGGAGAAGCAGAATCGAACGGAAAAATCCTCCGTGGTGAAGCAAGAGAGCCAGG AGAACCAATCGATCAGCGACGAGAAGAGCCCGGAATTGATACAGTCTCCGACAGGAAGCGTCGAAGACTTATCGATAGATGAAAGCACGAACAGCGGATACAAAGCGtcgaaaatgaaagaaatcgaaCAAGTCGAGGAGTACATTAACGCTCAAGGAGTTCGTTTCACGCCGCTGCAACAATTGGTCCCGTACGGTGCTCTATGCGTTCGTGAATTATTTCGATTTCTCGTGTCCCTCTGTAACCCTTTCGACAAACAGAACACCGGAGAAATGACCCATCTTGGTCTGAGTTTGTTACAAGTAGCGTTGGAGATCGCTGCCGATGTTCTCACCAACTTTCCGTCGTTGCTCGCTCTCGTGAAAGACGATCTTTGCAGGAACCTGATCTTG CTTCTTGGCACGGATCGATTGTCGATCCTCGCAGCCGATTTGCAAGTGTCTTTCCTATTGTTCGAATCGCAAAGGGAACATTTGAAATTCCAAATGGAGCATTACATAACGAAATTGATGGAAATCGTGTGCTCCGACTCGAACAGAATAGCCTACGATCAACGAGAATTGGCGCTCG AAGCGATCGTGAGGCTGTGGAGGATACCTGGATTACCGGCAGAACTATATCTGAACTACGATTGCGGCTTGTACTCCACGAACTTGTACGACGAATTGATGAAGCTTCTTTCGAAG AATGCTTCCACGTTTATGGGCACTATGTACAGTATGCAGTTCATCTCGTTGGACGCTATAATTATGCTGGTATCTGGCATGGAAATGAGATGTTCAGGGTACAACGAATTGTGCAAACCTTCGCGACACAGCGCGTCGCCGAAACTGCCTACGCGAGAAGAATTACACGCCATAAAGGCTAATAAGTCG TGGTTGGTGATGGGAACGGAAAAATTTAACGAGAGCCCGCGCGAAGGTATCGCCAAGCTGACGGAATACGGCCTATTGGGTGGTAGCCCGGGTAATCCCGATCCGGAGCAAGTAGCGAAATTTCTGAAAGAGAATCCCAGTTTAGCGAAAAAAGCTATCGGAGAGTACATCAGCAAGAAGGAAAACAAAAACGTTTTAAACTGTTTTGTCCACAACTTCGACCTGAGAAACACGCGGGTCGATCAAGCTCTGCGTCTCTACTTGGAATCGTTCCGGCTTCCTGGCGAAGCGCCACTTATCTCTTTGTTGCTCGAGAAGTTCGCGGAACATTGGCAC GATAGCAATGGCAGGCCATTCGCGTCGGCTGACGCTGCGTTTACTTTGGCATACGCGGTGATCATGTTGAACGTCGATCAACACAATTACAATGTGAAACGACAGAACAACCCGATGACCGCCGACGCGTTTAAAAAGAATTTGAAGAAGGTGAACGGTGACGCGGATTTCGATCAAGATATGCTCGACGAGATTTATACATCCATCAA GGGCGAGGAAATCGTAATGCCAGCGGAGCAGACGGGATTGGTGAAGGAGAATTATTTGTGGAAATGTCTCCTGCGTAGAGGCGCGGGACCCGAAAGCATCTATCTGAAGGTTGGAAACGCCGGTAAATTCGTGGACAAGGAACTAGCCGAACAGGCTTGGGCTTCGATCATTAGCGCGCTTTGCCGAGCGTACGACAAAGCACCCGATAAATCATTGCAGCGTCGAGTCGCCGAGACGTTCCTCCG GTGCGCCTCGATAAGCGCTCATTACGGGATGAGTAGCGATTTGGACACGCTCGTGGTCAGTTTGTGCAAGTTCACGGGATTAGCGACCGGTGGCGAGCCCGAACAAGTGGTGTCGTATCTCGGCAGAAGCGGCAGGTGTCAGCTGGCCGCGAAAACCCTCTTTAAAATCACTCACATGCACGGGAACGCGATGAGAGCCTCGTGGAAGAACATCGTCGACTGCCTGCAGTCGTTGTACAAAGCAAGATTGCTTCCAAACAGCCTTACCGAAGGGGAGGATTTCATAGACCCGACCGGGAAGATATCTCTGCTTCGAGAACCGACCACGCCCAAGCAACCGCCTCCGGATCAAGGAATATTCTCCAGCTTGTACTCGTACATAGCTCAAGACTCGTCCCGCCTCTCTCAACCGGCGGGAGCGTCGACGAGAAAGAAAGCAATCGAGTTCGTGGCCGGCTGCTACCTCAAACAGATCATCGAGGAGAGCAAGTTCTTGCAGATCGAATCGCTTCGGTCTCTCGTCGGTGCTCTGGTCTTCACCAATCATCAGGACGAGGACGAGTCGGTATTTCTGTTGGAACTTCTATTGGAAGTGACCATTCAGAATCGCGACAGAGTGATGTGCATTTGGCCGATAGTGCAAGCACATATGGACAGTCTGCTGACGACAGCCGCGAGAGAGAACCATCCCTACCTGCTGGAAAGAGTAGCGGTTGGAATGTTGCGATTGGCTATTAGATTGTTGAGAGGGGAGGAGTGCGCGTGGACTGTTCTGCCGCCTCTGTTACCGCTGACCCATTTACCTTCGGCGACGACCGCGCCCCTCGCAAGACAGATCGCGTACGGATTGTTCGAGCTGTTAAAGATCGGCGCGGCCAACATTCACAACACGGAAGATTGGAAGGTGGTGTTCAGTCTATTAGAATGCTCCGGCGCCGGTGCATTGTCGCCGAAGCAATCGAACACGGTGTTGGACGAGGCAACGAACTCCTCAAGAACGTCGGTGTTGGATCCCAGGCCCATTAGCCCCGTGCCGGAATGGATGTTGATGTCGCCCACGGGAACGGAAGCGCCTTTGCCGATAGCCGCCGACACGATCATCTTAGATCGCGACCTGCAGCAGCACGACCCGGCTGCGCTGATCAAGTGCTGCGACAGCTTAACGTTTCTAGTCAGAGATGTGGCGCACGTGACCCCTTTCAACTTCGAGCTGTGCATCCGTTGCGTCAGAACCTTCGCCGAAGCGGTTCTCAAGTGTACAGGTAGGAGAAGCAGGGTTCACGCTACCATCACGGAGGAACCGGCCGACTACCAAAAATGTCCCATTCAGCTGCTGGACCTGATGCATACGTTGCACACTCGAACCGCTCAAGTGTTTCGATGGTGGGCGGAAGAAGGCAACGCCGAGCAAGCGGTTTCTCTGTGGCCGCAGGCTTGGAGGCCGCTACTCCAAGGTATCGCGAGATTATGCTGTGACGCTCGTAGGCCGGTTCGCACGGCAGCCATTACATATCTACAAAGCACGCTGCTGGCTCACGACTTAGCCCAATTATCAGCGGTCGAGTGGTCCCAGTGTCTGGAACAGGTACTCTTCCCCCTGCTCACTCAACTACTGGAACCAATAGCAGCGGACGATCCGATCGGAGTGGAGGAAACGAGGGTCAGAGCAGCGATGTTGTTATCCAAGGTCTTTCTTCATCATTTAACCCCTCTGTTGACTCTTCCCGGATTTCTACCTCTATGGCTGACCGTCCTGGATCTCCTCCGCGCCTACATGCACGCCGACAACAGCGAGCTCCTGTTCGAAGCTATACCGGAGTCTTTAAAGAACATGTTGCTCGTGATGTCTTCCACGAATGTTCTCGCGTCCAACTCGAATCTGTGGGCGCCCACCTGGAGGACCATCGACATGTTCCTGCCGAATTTGAAAGAGGAACTGTTCCCCGAGCCACCTCCGCCACCACCGGCGTCGCAGGCGTCACAGAATTCGCAAGTGATCAGCTTGGTGGAGCAACAGCAACCGTCGTTTCCGGGATCGATAGCTCCGCAACCGGACAACGCGATCGGCGAACCGATTCAACTTATGCAGCAGGATACGAGCGTCGAGGTTGCACCGGAACCTACGAATCCGACGACGACGAACAACGCCGTCTCTGTTCCGATGTCTGTTCCGTTGTTCGACGACAGAGAGCCGCAACAGGTGATCACGCTGGTGAATCAACAGCCCCCGAGCGTGTCGAGCCCGGTCGCGGTGCAGCCGGCCGCGCAACAGGTTTTCGACGTGTGTCAACCGTTGTCGATGGTCTGCCAGACGACTATCGAGGATCATCGGGCAATGATAGCCAGCCAGGAGGATCTCGAACGAGTACCAAAGATCGAGAACGAGCAGGAGCACGTGGTCGCAGCCGAGTACGAGGAGCAGAGGCAATCACAGCAGAGCTCGCCTCGACAGCACTCTGTACAGCATTTACTCTATAAGCAGGAACCGCAACACGTTGGAACGGTGAACTCCACGCATCGCGCGAACTCGTCCGAG ACAACAGCTATAAGCTCTACGGTGGCGACGATCTTTAATTCTGCGGCGTATTTTAGCGAGGATCCCGCGGCGGATCGACTATTCGCCGTGACCAATCCTTGA